In the genome of Phlebotomus papatasi isolate M1 chromosome 2, Ppap_2.1, whole genome shotgun sequence, one region contains:
- the LOC129804719 gene encoding TOM1-like protein 2 isoform X1: MAFFNVGALGGNPFSTQVGQRIEQATDSSLASENWALNMEICDMINESSDAARDAMKAIRKRLQQNAGKNYTVIMYTLTVLETCVKNCGKAFHVLVANKEFIQELVKLIGPKNDPPAVVQEKVLNLIQIWAETFRTQPDLNGVVQVYQELKNKGIEFPMTDMDAMAPIYTPHRSVPDGVTTAATVTNSPQHTTVAVPTTGTMMTTPMSLSADQVAKLQSELDIVTVNMSILGEMLSELKPGQEDPSDHKLLTDLAHTCREMQGRIVELIGKVNHDEITAELLRINDELNNLFLRYSRFEKNRDSKAAVTPSAILGAAMGVPPAEEGAAAAAKDSLIDLSDEAAGGLSQQFSGMGMGETKVSQISSVQAQSGSVAQQKDVDEFDMLAQSRNVSEQVKGTPQKDVVSLKGPQELNARESEFDEMAAWLEHNPTSDSKPRMTSKEFDRFLAERVAAAENLPSIPSQTGSIGTAAAATNGSAASATPTTAPRHNKSRKDEDGLIAL; the protein is encoded by the exons AACAAGCAACAGATTCGAGTCTTGCATCGGAAAATTGGGCTCTGAATATGGAAATTTGCGATATGATCAATGAATCGAGTGATGCAGCTCGAGATGCCATGAAAGCCATCAGGAAGCGCCTGCAGCAGAATGCTGGCAAAAATTATACAGTGATCATGTACACATTGACAGTCTTGGAGACTTGTGTTAAAAATTGCGGGAAGGCTTTTCATGTGCTAGTAGCCAATAAGGAATTTATTCAGGAACTGGTTAAGCTCATTGGACCCAAGAATGATCCACCGGCTGTGGTGCAGGAGAAAGTGCTCAATCTCATTCAGATCTGGGCTGAGACATTCCGCACTCAGCCAGATCTCAATGGGGTGGTGCAGGTGTATCAGGAACTGAAGAATAAAGGCATTGAATTCCCAATGACAGATATGGATGCCATGGCACCAATTTACACGCCACATAGG aGTGTTCCCGATGGGGTAACAACTGCTGCAACTGTTACAAATTCTCCGCAACATACAACTGTTGCTGTTCCGACCACAGGAACCATG ATGACGACTCCTATGTCTCTGTCAGCCGACCAGGTGGCTAAACTCCAGTCAGAACTGGATATTGTGACAGTGAATATGTCGATTTTGGGTGAAATGTTGAGTGAACTGAAGCCTGGGCAAGAGGATCCGTCTGATCATAAATTGCTGACAGATCTGGCTCACACGTGCCGAGAGATGCAGGGGCGGATTGTTGAGTTGATCGGCAAGGTGAATCACGATGAGATCACCGCTGAGTTGCTGCGCATCAATGATGAGCTCAACAATCTTTTCCTGCGGTATTCGCGTTTTGAGAAGAATCGCGATTCAAAGGCGGCTGTGACGCCGTCAGCCATTCTGGGTGCGGCCATGGGAGTGCCTCCGGCAGAGGAGGGAGCTGCTGCGGCGGCCAAGGATTCACTCATTGATCTGAGTGATGAGGCTGCAGGAGGACTTTCGCAGCAGTTCTCAGGGATGGGAATGGGTGAGACAAAAGTGTCACAGATTAGCAGTGTACAGGCACAATCGGGATCTGTGGCACAGCAGAAGGATGTGGATGAATTTGATATGCTGGCACAGTCAAGGAATGTCAGTGAACAGGTTAAGGGAACGCCCCAGAAGGATGTTGTGAGCTTGAAAGGACCACAAGAATTG AATGCCAGAGAATCAGAATTTGACGAAATGGCAGCATGGTTAGAACACAAT CCCACCTCGGACAGTAAGCCTAGAATGACGAGTAAGGAGTTTGATCGTTTTTTGGCGGAACGAGTAGCCGCTGCCGAGAATTTGCCCAGCATTCCTAGCCAGACGGGTTCCATTGGAACCGCGGCTGCCGCGACAAATGGTTCAGCCGCCTCGGCGACTCCCACGACAGCCCCGCGACACAATAAATCCCGCAAAGATGAAGACGGTTTAATTGCACTTTGA
- the LOC129804719 gene encoding TOM1-like protein 2 isoform X2 produces MAFFNVGALGGNPFSTQVGQRIEQATDSSLASENWALNMEICDMINESSDAARDAMKAIRKRLQQNAGKNYTVIMYTLTVLETCVKNCGKAFHVLVANKEFIQELVKLIGPKNDPPAVVQEKVLNLIQIWAETFRTQPDLNGVVQVYQELKNKGIEFPMTDMDAMAPIYTPHRSVPDGVTTAATVTNSPQHTTVAVPTTGTMMTTPMSLSADQVAKLQSELDIVTVNMSILGEMLSELKPGQEDPSDHKLLTDLAHTCREMQGRIVELIGKVNHDEITAELLRINDELNNLFLRYSRFEKNRDSKAAVTPSAILGAAMGVPPAEEGAAAAAKDSLIDLSDEAAGGLSQQFSGMGMGETKVSQISSVQAQSGSVAQQKDVDEFDMLAQSRNVSEQVKGTPQKDVVSLKGPQELPTSDSKPRMTSKEFDRFLAERVAAAENLPSIPSQTGSIGTAAAATNGSAASATPTTAPRHNKSRKDEDGLIAL; encoded by the exons AACAAGCAACAGATTCGAGTCTTGCATCGGAAAATTGGGCTCTGAATATGGAAATTTGCGATATGATCAATGAATCGAGTGATGCAGCTCGAGATGCCATGAAAGCCATCAGGAAGCGCCTGCAGCAGAATGCTGGCAAAAATTATACAGTGATCATGTACACATTGACAGTCTTGGAGACTTGTGTTAAAAATTGCGGGAAGGCTTTTCATGTGCTAGTAGCCAATAAGGAATTTATTCAGGAACTGGTTAAGCTCATTGGACCCAAGAATGATCCACCGGCTGTGGTGCAGGAGAAAGTGCTCAATCTCATTCAGATCTGGGCTGAGACATTCCGCACTCAGCCAGATCTCAATGGGGTGGTGCAGGTGTATCAGGAACTGAAGAATAAAGGCATTGAATTCCCAATGACAGATATGGATGCCATGGCACCAATTTACACGCCACATAGG aGTGTTCCCGATGGGGTAACAACTGCTGCAACTGTTACAAATTCTCCGCAACATACAACTGTTGCTGTTCCGACCACAGGAACCATG ATGACGACTCCTATGTCTCTGTCAGCCGACCAGGTGGCTAAACTCCAGTCAGAACTGGATATTGTGACAGTGAATATGTCGATTTTGGGTGAAATGTTGAGTGAACTGAAGCCTGGGCAAGAGGATCCGTCTGATCATAAATTGCTGACAGATCTGGCTCACACGTGCCGAGAGATGCAGGGGCGGATTGTTGAGTTGATCGGCAAGGTGAATCACGATGAGATCACCGCTGAGTTGCTGCGCATCAATGATGAGCTCAACAATCTTTTCCTGCGGTATTCGCGTTTTGAGAAGAATCGCGATTCAAAGGCGGCTGTGACGCCGTCAGCCATTCTGGGTGCGGCCATGGGAGTGCCTCCGGCAGAGGAGGGAGCTGCTGCGGCGGCCAAGGATTCACTCATTGATCTGAGTGATGAGGCTGCAGGAGGACTTTCGCAGCAGTTCTCAGGGATGGGAATGGGTGAGACAAAAGTGTCACAGATTAGCAGTGTACAGGCACAATCGGGATCTGTGGCACAGCAGAAGGATGTGGATGAATTTGATATGCTGGCACAGTCAAGGAATGTCAGTGAACAGGTTAAGGGAACGCCCCAGAAGGATGTTGTGAGCTTGAAAGGACCACAAGAATTG CCCACCTCGGACAGTAAGCCTAGAATGACGAGTAAGGAGTTTGATCGTTTTTTGGCGGAACGAGTAGCCGCTGCCGAGAATTTGCCCAGCATTCCTAGCCAGACGGGTTCCATTGGAACCGCGGCTGCCGCGACAAATGGTTCAGCCGCCTCGGCGACTCCCACGACAGCCCCGCGACACAATAAATCCCGCAAAGATGAAGACGGTTTAATTGCACTTTGA
- the LOC129804719 gene encoding TOM1-like protein 2 isoform X3, with protein sequence MAFFNVGALGGNPFSTQVGQRIEQATDSSLASENWALNMEICDMINESSDAARDAMKAIRKRLQQNAGKNYTVIMYTLTVLETCVKNCGKAFHVLVANKEFIQELVKLIGPKNDPPAVVQEKVLNLIQIWAETFRTQPDLNGVVQVYQELKNKGIEFPMTDMDAMAPIYTPHRSVPDGVTTAATVTNSPQHTTVAVPTTGTMMTTPMSLSADQVAKLQSELDIVTVNMSILGEMLSELKPGQEDPSDHKLLTDLAHTCREMQGRIVELIGKVNHDEITAELLRINDELNNLFLRYSRFEKNRDSKAAVTPSAILGAAMGVPPAEEGAAAAAKDSLIDLSDEAAGGLSQQFSGMGMGETKVSQISSVQAQSGSVAQQKDVDEFDMLAQSRNVSEQVKGTPQKDVVSLKGPQELNVKEVRSK encoded by the exons AACAAGCAACAGATTCGAGTCTTGCATCGGAAAATTGGGCTCTGAATATGGAAATTTGCGATATGATCAATGAATCGAGTGATGCAGCTCGAGATGCCATGAAAGCCATCAGGAAGCGCCTGCAGCAGAATGCTGGCAAAAATTATACAGTGATCATGTACACATTGACAGTCTTGGAGACTTGTGTTAAAAATTGCGGGAAGGCTTTTCATGTGCTAGTAGCCAATAAGGAATTTATTCAGGAACTGGTTAAGCTCATTGGACCCAAGAATGATCCACCGGCTGTGGTGCAGGAGAAAGTGCTCAATCTCATTCAGATCTGGGCTGAGACATTCCGCACTCAGCCAGATCTCAATGGGGTGGTGCAGGTGTATCAGGAACTGAAGAATAAAGGCATTGAATTCCCAATGACAGATATGGATGCCATGGCACCAATTTACACGCCACATAGG aGTGTTCCCGATGGGGTAACAACTGCTGCAACTGTTACAAATTCTCCGCAACATACAACTGTTGCTGTTCCGACCACAGGAACCATG ATGACGACTCCTATGTCTCTGTCAGCCGACCAGGTGGCTAAACTCCAGTCAGAACTGGATATTGTGACAGTGAATATGTCGATTTTGGGTGAAATGTTGAGTGAACTGAAGCCTGGGCAAGAGGATCCGTCTGATCATAAATTGCTGACAGATCTGGCTCACACGTGCCGAGAGATGCAGGGGCGGATTGTTGAGTTGATCGGCAAGGTGAATCACGATGAGATCACCGCTGAGTTGCTGCGCATCAATGATGAGCTCAACAATCTTTTCCTGCGGTATTCGCGTTTTGAGAAGAATCGCGATTCAAAGGCGGCTGTGACGCCGTCAGCCATTCTGGGTGCGGCCATGGGAGTGCCTCCGGCAGAGGAGGGAGCTGCTGCGGCGGCCAAGGATTCACTCATTGATCTGAGTGATGAGGCTGCAGGAGGACTTTCGCAGCAGTTCTCAGGGATGGGAATGGGTGAGACAAAAGTGTCACAGATTAGCAGTGTACAGGCACAATCGGGATCTGTGGCACAGCAGAAGGATGTGGATGAATTTGATATGCTGGCACAGTCAAGGAATGTCAGTGAACAGGTTAAGGGAACGCCCCAGAAGGATGTTGTGAGCTTGAAAGGACCACAAGAATTG AATGTGAAAGAGGTAAGAAGTAAATGA
- the LOC129804725 gene encoding uncharacterized protein LOC129804725 encodes MKFYGIILLVGILCAFDCANAKAQGPDQRVYHGDYNAVNDVDRKTYPALVVVTDGASVLSNCTSNIISLNYVLTHLSCLDFEETATLVRTVSSIGFTGQYHETTILNVVQISDCIALGELANPFPATAGEFTPVALPPADLALDEDCGVVDFTLAGYRDADSNDDATVSSTVAFLGDFRKICRSSCRPFYSVLSPTDVFCAQGQGDYAACGADLGAGLVYQDTSVTPAQDKIYGILSENLGCGNNIAVYCFVPRYVEAIEGVIGA; translated from the exons atgaAGTTTTACGGAATTATTCTTCTGGTTGGTATTCTCTGTGCTTTTGACTGTGCAAATGCCAAG GCTCAAGGACCAGATCAACGTGTTTACCATGGAGACTACAATGCAGTAAATGATGTAGACAGAAAAACTTATCCTGCCCTTGTAGTTGTTACTGATGGAGCAAGTGTACTTTCTAATTGTACTTCTAATATCATCTCACTGAATTATGTTCTTACCCACTTGAGTTGCCTTGATTTTGAGGAAACTGCTACCTTGGTGAGAACAGTCTCATCAATTGGATTTACTGGTCAATACCATGAAACTACTATACTAAATGTTGTACAAATTAGCGATTGTATCGCTCTTGGGGAACTAGCGAACCCTTTTCCTGCTACTGCAGGAGAATTTACACCGGTTGCTCTTCCACCTGCTGACTTGGCATTAGATGAGGACTGTGGAGTAGTAGATTTTACGCTTGCTGGATACAGAGATGCAGACTCAAATGATGATGCTACTGTTTCAAGTACTGTAGCATTCTTGGGAGACTTCCGAAAGATATGTCGATCTTCGTGCCGTCCCTTCTATTCTGTCCTATCACCAACGGATGTTTTTTGTGCACAAGGTCAGGGAGATTATGCAGCTTGTGGTGCTGATCTAGGTGCTGGTTTGGTATATCAAGATACTAGTGTCACTCCTGCCCAAGATAAAATTTATGGAATACTATCAGAAAATCTGGGTTGCGGAAACAATATTGCTGTTTATTGTTTCGTTCCTAGATATGTTGAAGCTATTGAAGGTGTCATCGGTGCCTAA